ATAAGTAGAATTGAAATATCCGCTGGATTTACACCTGAGATTCTAGATGCCTGTGCAATAGACAATGGTCTAACTTGTTTCATTTTTTGTTTTGCTTCTGTTGCTATTCCCGAAATTGCATCATAATCAATTAGATCAGGAATTTTTTTGTTTTCCATTTTTTTGAGTTTTTCTACTTGTTGAAGAGATTTTTCAATATACCCTTCATATTTCACTTGTATTTCCACTTGTTCTTTCTCTTCAAATGACAAGTCCAATTCTGTTGGTACGAGTACGGCAACTAAATCGTAGTTCATTTCTGTCCGTTTCAGTAAATCTACTGCGCGGATACCATCTTTTAATTCGCTTCCTTCCACACTGCGAATTAATGCCTGTGTTGCCTCATTTGGTTTAATCATCAATGTGCGCAAACGTTGTAATTCATTTTCAATTCGCTGCTTTTTTCCTGAAAATCTTTCATAGCGCTCTTTAGAAACAAGTCCTATTTCATATCCCACTTCTAGAAGGCGTAAATCAGCATTGTCATGACGTAATAACAAACGATACTCCGCACGAGATGTTAATAAACGATAAGGTTCATTTGTTCCTTTTGTCACTAAATCATCTATTAATACTCCAATGTAAGCATCTGATCTACTTAACACTTTTTCTTCTTTTTTAAGTACTCTTAATGCTGCGTTAATTCCAGCCATTAAACCTTGTCCTGCCGCTTCTTCATAACCAGACGTTCCATTAATTTGTCCTGCAGTATACAAATTTTTAATTTTTTTCGTTTCTAGTGTTGGCCAAAGTTGTGTTGGAACCATTGCGTCATATTCAATTGCGTATCCTGCACGCATCATCTCTGCTTTTTCAAGACCAGGAACAGAAGCAATTAAACGACGTTGGACATGCTCTGGAAGACTGGTTGAAAGTCCTTGGACATATACTTCACGGGTATTTCTACCTTCAGGCTCTAAAAATATTTGATGTCTCGGTTTATCACTAAAGCGCACTATTTTATCTTCAATAGAAGGACAGTATCTTGGTCCAGTACCTTTAATCATACCTGAATACATAGGAGATAAGTGTAAATTTTCGTTAATAATTTGATGAGTCATTTCTGTTGTATATGTCAACCAACATGGTAATTGATCCATTATAAACTCAGTAGTATCGAAACTGAAGGCTCTTGGAACATCATCTCCAGGCTGGATTTCTGTTTTACTATAATCTACTGTTTTACTATTTACACGAGGAGGGGTTCCTGTTTTAAAACGAACTAAATCGAAACCTAAATTACGAATACTATCCGCTAATTTAATAGAAGGTTGCTGATTATTTGGACCACTTGAATATTTCAAATCACCGATTATTATTTCACCTCGTAAAAAAGTACCAGTTGTAATAACAACTGTTTCAGCTCTATAGATAGCGCCTACTTGTGTCACAAGCCCTATAATTTTTTCATCTTCCACGAGTAACTCTTCTACTACTGCCTGATGAATAGTTAAATTTTCTTGTTCTTCTAATAGTCGTTTCATTTCATTTTGATACAGTATTTTATCTGCTTGCGCGCGAAGTGCTCGAACTGCAGGTCCTTTTCCGGTGTTTAACATTCTCATTTGAATATGTGTCTTATCTATTACTTTTCCCATGGCACCGCCTAATGCGTCAATTTCACGCACAACAATTCCTTTAGCTGGCCCCCCGATGGATGGATTACATGGCATAAATGCAATCATATCCAGGTTAATTGTTAAAACTAGGGTTTTTGCGCCCATTTTAGCGGATGCTAATGCCGCTTCCACACCTGCATGTCCTGCTCCAACAATAATCACATCGAACTTGCCCGCTTCAAAGTTTGGCATGTTCTTAACTTCCTCTCATTTTTTATTTCCCTAAACAAAACTGTAAAAACAACTGATCAATTAGACTTTCTTCTACTGAATCTCCAATTACTTCACCTAATATTTCCCAGGTCCTTGTCACATCTATTTGAATCATATCTACGGGTACGTCATTATGCGCGGCTTCTATGGCATCTGTTACGGTTGCTTTTGCGACATGTAACAAAGAAATATGGCGTGCATTTGAAACATATGTTAAATCGGATGCTTCAATAGAGCCCTCGAAAAATAAAGAAGCAATCGCCTCTTCTAATTCATTTACCCCTTCTTCCTGTAATAAAGAAGTTGTCACTACTCGCTTATCTCCAGCTAAATTTTTCACTTCATCTAAATCAATTTCGGTAGGTAAATCTGTCTTATTCACAATCACAATGCAATCCATACCTTCAATTGCTTCAAATAATCTATAATCTTCTTCCGTTAAGGATTCAGCGTTACTTAAAACTAGTAATATAAGGTCAGCCTCATTTAGTACTTGCCTAGACTTTTCTACTCCAATACGTTCCACAATATCTTCTGTTTCACGAATACCAGCAGTATCTACTAATTTTAAAGGAACTCCACGTACATTTACATACTCTTCTATAATATCTCTTGTTGTTCCTGCTATATCTGTAACAATTGCTTTATTTTCTTGAATTAAACTATTTAACAGAGATGATTTACCTACATTAGGTCTTCCAATAATAGCAGTTGAAAGTCCTTCCCGCAAAATCTTTCCTTGAGATGAAGTAAGCAATAATTTCTCAATCTCTTCTCTAACCCATGTACATTTATCAATCATCATGGGGAGAGTCATCTCTTCTACATCATCGTATTCTGGATAATCAATATTCACTTCTACTTGTGCTAATGTTTCTAGTAGTGCTTGCCTCAATGTTTTAATAAGCCTAGATAATCGCCCATCCATCTGCCCCAATGCAACATTCATCGCTTTATCTGTTTTTGCTCTTATTAAATCCATGACAGCTTCCGCTTGTGATAAATCAATTCTCCCATTTAAAAAGGCACGTTTTGTAAACTCACCAGGCTCTGCAAGACGTGCTCCATTAATTAATACTAATTGTAGAACGCGATTAACGGAGACTAGTCCTCCATGGCAATTAATTTCTACAACATCTTCTCTTGTAAAGGTTTTAGGACCTTTCATTAGAGATAGCATTACTTCTTCTACTACTTCATCCAATTTTGGATCGACTAAATGTCCATAATGAATCGTATGTGATGCTTGACCCTGTAAATCTTTTCTGTTTGGTGAACGAAAAATTTTATTTGCTATTAATATTGCATTAGGTCCACTAAGTCTGACTATAGCAATTGCACCTTCTCCAAGTGGAGTTGAAATAGCAGCTATTGTATCGAATTCCACAAGTGTCCACCTCCTTACAAATAGTTACTTATCCACATGTGAATAAGTTAAACGAACATGACTATCTAACATATAACAATAACACAAATTGATATAAATCAGAAGTACTGAAGA
The nucleotide sequence above comes from Psychrobacillus glaciei. Encoded proteins:
- the mnmE gene encoding tRNA uridine-5-carboxymethylaminomethyl(34) synthesis GTPase MnmE — translated: MEFDTIAAISTPLGEGAIAIVRLSGPNAILIANKIFRSPNRKDLQGQASHTIHYGHLVDPKLDEVVEEVMLSLMKGPKTFTREDVVEINCHGGLVSVNRVLQLVLINGARLAEPGEFTKRAFLNGRIDLSQAEAVMDLIRAKTDKAMNVALGQMDGRLSRLIKTLRQALLETLAQVEVNIDYPEYDDVEEMTLPMMIDKCTWVREEIEKLLLTSSQGKILREGLSTAIIGRPNVGKSSLLNSLIQENKAIVTDIAGTTRDIIEEYVNVRGVPLKLVDTAGIRETEDIVERIGVEKSRQVLNEADLILLVLSNAESLTEEDYRLFEAIEGMDCIVIVNKTDLPTEIDLDEVKNLAGDKRVVTTSLLQEEGVNELEEAIASLFFEGSIEASDLTYVSNARHISLLHVAKATVTDAIEAAHNDVPVDMIQIDVTRTWEILGEVIGDSVEESLIDQLFLQFCLGK
- the mnmG gene encoding tRNA uridine-5-carboxymethylaminomethyl(34) synthesis enzyme MnmG — protein: MPNFEAGKFDVIIVGAGHAGVEAALASAKMGAKTLVLTINLDMIAFMPCNPSIGGPAKGIVVREIDALGGAMGKVIDKTHIQMRMLNTGKGPAVRALRAQADKILYQNEMKRLLEEQENLTIHQAVVEELLVEDEKIIGLVTQVGAIYRAETVVITTGTFLRGEIIIGDLKYSSGPNNQQPSIKLADSIRNLGFDLVRFKTGTPPRVNSKTVDYSKTEIQPGDDVPRAFSFDTTEFIMDQLPCWLTYTTEMTHQIINENLHLSPMYSGMIKGTGPRYCPSIEDKIVRFSDKPRHQIFLEPEGRNTREVYVQGLSTSLPEHVQRRLIASVPGLEKAEMMRAGYAIEYDAMVPTQLWPTLETKKIKNLYTAGQINGTSGYEEAAGQGLMAGINAALRVLKKEEKVLSRSDAYIGVLIDDLVTKGTNEPYRLLTSRAEYRLLLRHDNADLRLLEVGYEIGLVSKERYERFSGKKQRIENELQRLRTLMIKPNEATQALIRSVEGSELKDGIRAVDLLKRTEMNYDLVAVLVPTELDLSFEEKEQVEIQVKYEGYIEKSLQQVEKLKKMENKKIPDLIDYDAISGIATEAKQKMKQVRPLSIAQASRISGVNPADISILLIYIEQGKIAKITG